A genome region from Corallococcus soli includes the following:
- a CDS encoding DUF2085 domain-containing protein, with product MFWLSHHHADEYNRTYVLGGVRVCARCLGTYPVLAAVFVGLFALRAPLAWAWDVPVGVALTLPALVDWAVGRFRPASGNNAVRTLTGVLLGLGLARSLYIHVQRPLPAVLLAQALLVTGVAVPVILATYRRPRPE from the coding sequence GTGTTCTGGCTCAGCCATCATCACGCGGATGAGTACAACCGCACGTACGTGCTTGGGGGCGTGCGCGTCTGCGCGCGCTGCCTGGGCACGTACCCGGTGCTCGCCGCCGTCTTCGTGGGGCTGTTCGCGCTGCGGGCGCCGCTCGCATGGGCGTGGGACGTGCCGGTGGGCGTGGCGCTCACGCTGCCCGCGCTGGTGGACTGGGCGGTGGGGCGCTTCCGTCCGGCCTCGGGGAACAACGCGGTGCGCACGCTGACCGGGGTGCTGCTGGGGTTGGGACTTGCCCGCTCGCTGTACATCCACGTGCAACGGCCCCTACCGGCGGTGCTGCTGGCGCAGGCACTTCTGGTGACAGGGGTGGCGGTCCCTGTCATTCTCGCCACTTACCGGCGTCCACGGCCGGAATAG
- a CDS encoding type II secretion system F family protein, translating into MQEILTAFLIGGSALLTAGAVAFLGVGLYHNVFEHFLTEVRDESAGGVKGAGSVAIRKLGAMNRRFMWPGYESKTRRKLIKAGEPSQYKPEDIMALQEVSAFLALLAGLFVVNGIGMNLAWSLLVMLLGLFYPLIWLNDQVKRRHLAISRALPYNIDLLTLSVEAGMDFTGALAKVVEKGRQGPLREELQLVLKQLKMGKTREEGLKSMIARVDLPPLTTFVTALIQADKMGTSLGKVLRIQSTQMRIDRTQRAEKLAGEAPVKMLFPLIACIFPTVFMVLFGPIVFQFMYGNVGG; encoded by the coding sequence GTGCAGGAGATCCTGACAGCGTTCCTGATCGGCGGCTCGGCGCTGCTCACCGCGGGTGCGGTGGCGTTCCTGGGCGTGGGCCTCTACCACAACGTCTTCGAGCACTTCCTCACGGAGGTCCGCGACGAGTCCGCGGGCGGCGTGAAGGGCGCGGGCTCCGTCGCCATCCGCAAGCTGGGCGCGATGAACCGCCGCTTCATGTGGCCGGGCTACGAGTCCAAGACGCGCCGCAAGCTCATCAAGGCGGGTGAGCCGTCGCAGTACAAGCCCGAGGACATCATGGCGCTGCAGGAAGTCAGCGCCTTCCTGGCCCTGCTCGCGGGCCTCTTCGTCGTCAACGGCATCGGGATGAACCTGGCCTGGTCGCTGCTGGTGATGCTGCTGGGCCTGTTCTATCCGCTCATCTGGCTGAACGATCAGGTGAAGCGCCGTCACCTGGCCATCAGCCGCGCACTCCCGTACAACATCGACCTGCTGACGCTGTCGGTGGAAGCGGGCATGGACTTCACGGGCGCGCTGGCCAAGGTGGTGGAGAAGGGCCGTCAGGGGCCGCTGCGCGAGGAGCTCCAGCTCGTGCTCAAGCAGCTCAAGATGGGCAAGACGCGTGAAGAGGGCTTGAAGAGCATGATCGCGCGCGTGGACCTGCCGCCTCTGACGACGTTCGTCACGGCGCTGATCCAGGCGGACAAGATGGGCACCAGCCTGGGCAAGGTGCTGCGCATCCAGTCCACGCAGATGCGCATCGACCGGACGCAGCGCGCGGAGAAGCTGGCCGGTGAAGCGCCGGTGAAGATGCTCTTCCCGCTCATCGCCTGCATCTTCCCGACGGTGTTCATGGTGCTCTTCGGGCCCATCGTGTTCCAGTTCATGTACGGCAACGTCGGGGGCTAG
- the cpaB gene encoding Flp pilus assembly protein CpaB, which produces MLKGKTPLVVALVLGLLAGIVAYSAIKKKESDVRRGWNLVPVVVAGQDMPEGTVITYEMISQRSVPEQFVTSSVVKPDSANYIVNQKVLVALQAGDPILWSQFETTKAAERLSTKVQKKARAITIEAKQTTAVGGWIRPNDHVDIIGTFRDPQTDESVAVTLLQNIIVVATGKITGTTNINLIPENQREYSNVSLMVLPEEAEILVLAAELGNLTLSLRNEDDVDLIEERGRATISTLLSGERTRVLEQKRREIIQIIKGGGSEKASAGSP; this is translated from the coding sequence ATGTTGAAGGGTAAGACCCCGCTCGTCGTCGCGCTGGTGCTCGGTTTGCTCGCGGGCATCGTGGCCTATTCGGCCATCAAGAAGAAGGAATCGGATGTGCGTCGCGGGTGGAACCTGGTGCCCGTGGTGGTGGCGGGCCAGGACATGCCCGAAGGGACGGTCATCACGTACGAGATGATCTCCCAGCGCTCCGTGCCGGAGCAGTTCGTCACCTCGTCGGTGGTGAAGCCGGACTCGGCCAACTACATCGTGAACCAGAAGGTGCTGGTGGCGCTGCAGGCCGGCGATCCCATCCTCTGGAGCCAGTTCGAGACGACGAAGGCCGCCGAGCGCCTGTCGACCAAGGTGCAGAAGAAGGCGCGCGCCATCACCATCGAAGCGAAGCAGACCACGGCGGTGGGCGGTTGGATCCGGCCCAACGACCACGTGGACATCATCGGCACGTTCCGCGATCCGCAGACGGACGAGAGCGTCGCGGTGACGCTGCTGCAGAACATCATCGTGGTGGCGACGGGCAAGATCACCGGCACCACGAACATCAACCTCATTCCGGAGAACCAGCGCGAGTACAGCAACGTGTCGCTGATGGTGCTGCCGGAAGAGGCGGAGATCCTGGTGCTGGCGGCGGAGTTGGGCAACCTGACCCTGTCGCTGCGCAACGAGGACGACGTGGACCTCATCGAGGAGCGCGGCCGCGCCACCATCAGCACGCTGCTGTCCGGCGAGCGCACCCGGGTGCTGGAGCAGAAGCGCCGGGAGATCATCCAGATCATCAAGGGCGGTGGCAGCGAGAAGGCCTCGGCCGGCTCTCCGTAG
- a CDS encoding RNA polymerase sigma factor — translation MGTGGELAPETSDERLMLAFQAGDARAFEALMRKHRAPVFNFILRFVGQRARAEDVLQETWLKVVRSAREYTPKARFTTWLYTIARNLCVDSTRKESYRQTTSLEAPVGGTDGDEGRPLGEGLPDSGVSPERGAHNARLRPLLERALAGLPEEQREVFVLREYSGIPFKEIAEVTGVSENTVKSRMRYALEGLRRRLGELGVDGDLSEDGRTVAG, via the coding sequence ATGGGCACAGGGGGAGAGTTGGCACCCGAAACCTCAGACGAGCGGCTGATGCTCGCCTTCCAGGCGGGAGACGCGCGCGCGTTCGAAGCGCTGATGCGAAAGCACCGCGCGCCGGTGTTCAACTTCATCCTGCGCTTCGTCGGGCAGCGGGCGCGCGCGGAGGACGTGCTGCAGGAGACGTGGCTCAAGGTGGTTCGCAGCGCCCGGGAATACACGCCGAAGGCCCGGTTCACGACCTGGCTGTACACCATCGCGAGGAACCTCTGCGTGGACAGCACGCGCAAAGAGAGCTACCGCCAGACGACGTCCCTGGAAGCCCCCGTGGGTGGCACGGACGGGGACGAGGGACGTCCGCTGGGCGAGGGGCTGCCGGACTCCGGTGTCAGTCCGGAGCGCGGGGCGCACAACGCGCGCCTGCGGCCCCTGCTGGAGCGGGCCCTCGCGGGTCTGCCGGAAGAGCAGCGCGAGGTGTTCGTGCTGCGCGAGTACAGCGGCATCCCGTTCAAGGAGATCGCCGAGGTGACGGGCGTGTCCGAGAACACGGTGAAGAGTCGGATGCGCTACGCGTTGGAGGGACTGCGCCGTCGTCTGGGAGAGCTGGGCGTGGATGGCGACCTGTCGGAGGATGGAAGGACGGTGGCGGGATGA
- a CDS encoding anti-sigma factor family protein, whose translation MSAQNAHAHEDRLLDFAYGELPASEAESLEQHVQGCARCAKALADIRGVRSTMARLSVEPAPDAGLESLLAYAQQSARRAAAGPEPKPSRWRRWLLPMVGLASVSTFGLLTLEVSKGVNLEPALSQRAAPAAKNDLAAQAPPPPSPNAAMKAEASPPRDVAEGAFLDRALEQQASSAVGGKGGLDGRPSDWMNAGSGGAMLERRRAAGLESKKRMSGSKKAEAEEYAAPAARKEAKAKSSVLAEAPAAGAPAASMDSASGADDKLQKQEGESLRLGSASYGRGLSKDDADAEEQLAAPPPPSPVVAAAPVAPSMPAPTGSVQREQGAPGKSMPAQEQAPAAAAKPEPRPAEKSARADAMTARDLSRQAQDAASRGDRARESQLLRAALAAGASGSERLSLLSRLCESEYAQGRRSEGAEVCARIIAEAPDSAEAQRAGRWLGQGVGATVPVPAKRAAPASPPVKGGP comes from the coding sequence ATGAGTGCCCAGAATGCCCATGCGCACGAGGACCGGCTCCTCGACTTCGCCTACGGCGAGCTTCCGGCGTCGGAGGCCGAGTCGCTGGAGCAGCACGTCCAGGGCTGCGCGCGCTGCGCGAAGGCCCTGGCGGACATCCGTGGCGTGCGCTCCACGATGGCGCGCCTGTCGGTCGAACCCGCGCCGGACGCCGGCCTGGAGTCGCTCCTGGCGTATGCGCAGCAGTCCGCGCGCCGCGCCGCCGCCGGGCCCGAACCGAAGCCCTCGCGCTGGCGCCGCTGGCTGCTGCCCATGGTGGGCCTGGCCTCGGTGAGCACCTTCGGCCTGTTGACGCTGGAGGTCAGCAAGGGCGTCAACCTGGAGCCGGCGCTGTCGCAGCGGGCCGCGCCCGCCGCGAAGAATGACCTGGCCGCTCAGGCCCCGCCCCCGCCCTCGCCCAATGCCGCCATGAAGGCCGAGGCGTCCCCCCCGCGAGACGTGGCGGAGGGCGCGTTCCTGGACCGTGCGCTGGAGCAGCAGGCCTCCTCCGCCGTTGGAGGCAAGGGCGGACTTGATGGGCGGCCCTCGGACTGGATGAACGCGGGCAGCGGTGGCGCGATGCTGGAGCGGCGCCGCGCGGCGGGTCTGGAGTCGAAGAAGCGGATGTCCGGCTCCAAGAAGGCGGAGGCGGAGGAGTACGCGGCGCCAGCGGCCCGGAAGGAAGCCAAGGCGAAAAGCTCGGTGCTCGCGGAGGCCCCCGCCGCTGGGGCCCCTGCCGCCAGCATGGACTCCGCGTCCGGTGCGGACGACAAGCTCCAGAAGCAAGAGGGGGAATCGCTGCGGCTGGGCAGTGCGTCCTATGGACGGGGCCTCTCCAAGGACGATGCCGACGCAGAGGAGCAGCTCGCCGCGCCCCCGCCGCCCTCGCCCGTGGTCGCCGCCGCGCCCGTGGCGCCTTCCATGCCGGCGCCCACCGGCTCCGTCCAGCGTGAGCAGGGGGCCCCCGGCAAGTCGATGCCCGCCCAGGAGCAAGCGCCCGCGGCCGCCGCGAAGCCCGAGCCCAGGCCCGCGGAGAAGTCGGCCCGCGCGGATGCGATGACCGCCCGCGATCTGTCGCGTCAGGCCCAGGACGCCGCGAGTCGGGGTGACCGCGCCCGGGAGTCCCAGCTGCTGCGCGCCGCGCTCGCGGCCGGTGCGAGCGGAAGCGAGCGCCTGTCGTTGCTCTCGCGCCTGTGCGAATCCGAGTACGCCCAGGGCCGCAGGTCCGAGGGCGCGGAGGTCTGCGCGCGGATCATCGCCGAGGCGCCCGACTCCGCCGAGGCCCAGCGGGCCGGGCGTTGGCTGGGCCAGGGCGTGGGGGCGACGGTGCCCGTGCCCGCGAAGCGCGCGGCCCCGGCCTCACCCCCCGTGAAGGGTGGCCCGTAG
- a CDS encoding general secretion pathway protein GspE: MRKKIGELLVQAGVVTDEQVKQALASGRRGQGRKLGEVLMSMGLCTGRDIARALAAQHELPFVEIPEYIPHGVASLVSMDFQTEHRVLLFALEQDGRSEKLHVAVEDPGNLMLVDELRFQLRKPLKVFVASSDDMDQALARGRGEPLDIVEAEPMDEMDDADDSPDILPSPPAAPARPSSRPPAPPPTLDWDLPPPPPSDSRSDGADVLEDLLGAKPRAAPPPPPRPAAPRAPPPPPLEDADPSKPRVPVVVFGGAAQGARPSVALTPTPDFSEEDLAVLDDIERISRGEEASLDTEKVKPARMVASLIRLLIRKGLIQESEFLEELAQK, encoded by the coding sequence ATGCGCAAGAAGATTGGTGAACTCCTCGTCCAGGCCGGAGTGGTCACGGACGAGCAGGTGAAGCAGGCGCTGGCCTCCGGGCGGCGGGGTCAGGGCCGCAAGCTGGGCGAGGTGCTGATGTCCATGGGCCTGTGCACGGGCCGGGACATCGCGCGCGCGCTGGCGGCGCAGCACGAGCTGCCCTTCGTGGAGATCCCCGAGTACATCCCGCACGGGGTGGCCTCGCTGGTGTCCATGGACTTCCAGACCGAGCACCGCGTGTTGCTCTTCGCGCTGGAGCAGGACGGCCGCAGCGAGAAGCTCCACGTCGCCGTGGAGGACCCCGGCAACCTGATGCTGGTGGATGAACTGCGCTTCCAACTGCGCAAGCCCCTGAAGGTGTTCGTCGCCTCGTCGGACGACATGGATCAGGCGCTCGCGCGCGGCCGGGGCGAACCGCTGGACATCGTGGAGGCTGAACCCATGGATGAGATGGACGACGCGGACGACTCGCCGGACATCCTGCCGTCACCCCCGGCCGCGCCCGCGCGGCCCTCGTCGCGTCCGCCCGCGCCGCCTCCGACGCTGGACTGGGACCTGCCCCCGCCGCCGCCCTCCGACTCGCGCTCCGACGGCGCGGACGTGCTGGAGGACCTGCTGGGCGCGAAGCCCCGCGCCGCGCCGCCTCCGCCGCCCAGGCCCGCCGCGCCCAGGGCGCCTCCGCCTCCTCCGCTGGAGGACGCGGACCCCAGCAAGCCGCGCGTGCCGGTGGTGGTCTTCGGCGGCGCCGCCCAGGGCGCGCGTCCGTCGGTGGCGCTGACGCCCACGCCGGACTTCTCCGAGGAGGACCTGGCGGTGCTGGACGACATCGAGCGCATCTCGCGCGGCGAGGAGGCCAGCCTGGACACGGAGAAGGTGAAGCCCGCGCGCATGGTCGCGAGCCTCATCCGCCTGCTCATCCGCAAGGGCCTCATCCAGGAGTCGGAGTTCCTGGAGGAGCTGGCCCAGAAGTGA
- a CDS encoding type II secretion system F family protein, which translates to MLAGIVLLLVTGSVFFFSLVIFSVLSKAYEQYQERYVAKSMNDLSDMFLFIDARQMLILNIACMCLLGILSYIIFNPILAVLATLFGFFLPMLMVKHYRKRRIKKFNVQLVDALQAMANAFKAGLTFPQAIEHVAREAMPPLSQEFGLFVKEVKLGVPLEEALVNMGRRVGSDDLELVVVSTNIARQLGGNMAEMFETISTVIRERFRLEGKIDALTSQGKLQGWIVAAMPAVLGMVLNYMRPDLMEPMLDHFFGYVLVTIIAIMEIMGILIIRRIVNIDI; encoded by the coding sequence ATGCTCGCAGGTATCGTCCTCCTCCTCGTCACCGGCTCGGTGTTCTTCTTCAGCCTGGTGATCTTCAGCGTCCTGTCGAAGGCGTATGAGCAGTACCAGGAGCGCTACGTCGCCAAGTCGATGAACGACTTGAGCGACATGTTCCTCTTCATCGACGCGCGGCAGATGTTGATCCTCAACATCGCCTGCATGTGCCTTCTGGGCATCCTCAGCTACATCATCTTCAACCCCATCCTGGCGGTGCTCGCGACCCTCTTCGGCTTCTTCCTGCCGATGCTGATGGTGAAGCACTACCGCAAGCGCCGGATCAAGAAGTTCAACGTGCAGCTGGTGGACGCGCTCCAGGCCATGGCCAACGCGTTCAAGGCGGGCCTGACGTTCCCCCAGGCCATCGAGCACGTGGCGCGCGAGGCGATGCCGCCCCTGTCGCAGGAGTTCGGCCTCTTCGTGAAGGAAGTGAAGCTGGGCGTCCCCCTGGAGGAGGCCCTGGTGAACATGGGCCGCCGCGTGGGCAGCGACGACCTGGAACTGGTGGTGGTGTCCACCAACATCGCGCGCCAGCTGGGCGGCAACATGGCGGAGATGTTCGAGACCATCTCCACGGTGATCCGCGAGCGCTTCCGCCTGGAGGGCAAGATCGACGCCCTCACGTCACAGGGCAAGCTGCAGGGGTGGATCGTCGCGGCCATGCCGGCGGTGCTCGGCATGGTGCTCAACTACATGCGCCCGGACCTGATGGAGCCGATGTTGGATCACTTCTTCGGCTACGTCCTGGTGACCATCATCGCCATCATGGAGATCATGGGCATCCTCATCATCCGGCGCATCGTCAACATCGACATCTGA
- a CDS encoding ABC transporter ATP-binding protein has product MTGAAPPSDAPAPLLDVRGLTTQLSLERGPVRAVDGVSFTVPPGGTLGVVGESGCGKSLTALSVMRLVPEPPGRVVAGEVLFRGQDLLRLPEPEMRRVRGRHVAMVFQEPMTSLNPVFTVGEQIGEGVRLHLKASRAQARERAVEMLRQVGIPAPGERVDAYPHQLSGGMRQRVMIAMALACDPALLIADEPTTALDVTIQAQILDLLKRLQTERHMAVMLITHDLGVVAGSCDAVAVMYAGRIVEQAPVRELFARPAHPYTAGLLRSIPSLHDAGAAVEGEKRRLKAIPGMVPSLGALPSGCAFRDRCDRASELCARVTPALEPKRGGQWAACHHPVPAP; this is encoded by the coding sequence GTGACCGGGGCCGCGCCGCCGTCCGACGCCCCGGCCCCGCTGCTGGACGTGCGCGGGCTCACCACCCAGTTGTCGCTGGAGCGAGGGCCGGTGCGCGCGGTGGACGGCGTGTCCTTCACCGTCCCCCCGGGAGGCACGCTGGGGGTGGTGGGGGAGAGCGGCTGCGGCAAGAGCCTCACGGCGCTGTCGGTGATGCGGCTCGTCCCGGAGCCGCCCGGCCGGGTGGTGGCAGGCGAGGTGCTCTTCCGGGGACAGGACCTGCTGCGCCTGCCGGAGCCGGAGATGCGGCGCGTGCGCGGGCGGCACGTGGCCATGGTCTTCCAGGAGCCCATGACGTCGCTCAACCCGGTGTTCACCGTGGGCGAACAGATTGGCGAGGGCGTCCGGCTGCACCTGAAGGCGTCCCGGGCCCAGGCGCGCGAGCGCGCGGTGGAGATGCTGCGGCAGGTGGGCATCCCGGCCCCGGGCGAGCGCGTGGACGCGTACCCGCACCAGCTCTCCGGCGGCATGCGCCAGCGGGTGATGATCGCCATGGCGCTCGCGTGCGACCCGGCGCTGCTCATCGCGGACGAGCCCACCACGGCGCTGGACGTCACCATCCAGGCGCAGATCCTCGACCTGCTCAAGCGCCTGCAGACCGAGCGCCACATGGCGGTGATGCTCATCACCCACGACCTGGGCGTGGTGGCGGGCAGCTGCGACGCGGTGGCGGTGATGTACGCGGGCCGCATCGTGGAGCAGGCCCCGGTGAGGGAGCTGTTCGCCCGGCCCGCGCACCCGTACACGGCGGGCCTGCTGCGCTCCATCCCGTCCCTGCACGACGCGGGCGCGGCGGTGGAGGGGGAGAAGCGCCGGCTGAAGGCGATCCCCGGCATGGTGCCCTCGCTGGGCGCGCTGCCGTCCGGCTGCGCGTTCCGCGACCGGTGCGACCGCGCCTCCGAGCTGTGCGCCCGCGTCACGCCCGCGCTGGAGCCCAAGCGCGGAGGCCAGTGGGCCGCCTGCCACCACCCGGTGCCCGCGCCATGA
- a CDS encoding ABC transporter ATP-binding protein, with product MSEPLLQVRDLKVHFPVRGGLFGRSKGAVRAVDGVSFDVARGETLGLVGESGCGKSTLGRAVLRLLEPTAGSIRVDGRELTGLSQRQLRPLRRRMQLVFQDPYASLNPRMTVGDILAEPFAIHGLAKGRAREEEVLALLDAMGLPREARHRYPHEFSGGQRQRIGIARAIALRPDLVVADEPISALDVSIQAQIVNLLVDLQRERGLTYVFIAHDLKIVEYVSTRVAVMYLGRIVEVAPSRALYAAPRHPYTQALLSAVPVPDPERPRARLLLPGEPPSPLSPPSGCAFHPRCPFVMERCRRESPPLYPLGGGHAAACFLAEGDAQRSGPVPTDAAPDGGPGVLAQPSSRG from the coding sequence ATGAGCGAACCGCTGCTCCAGGTGCGCGACCTCAAGGTGCACTTCCCGGTGCGCGGCGGCCTCTTCGGACGCTCGAAGGGCGCGGTGCGCGCGGTGGACGGGGTGTCCTTCGACGTCGCGCGCGGCGAGACGCTGGGCCTGGTGGGGGAGAGTGGCTGCGGCAAGAGCACGCTGGGGCGCGCCGTGCTGCGCCTGCTGGAGCCCACGGCCGGCTCCATCCGCGTGGACGGACGGGAGCTCACCGGCCTGTCCCAGCGCCAGCTGCGCCCCCTGCGCCGGCGCATGCAGCTCGTCTTCCAGGACCCCTACGCGTCGCTCAACCCGCGCATGACGGTGGGGGACATCCTCGCGGAGCCCTTCGCCATCCACGGCCTCGCGAAGGGCCGGGCGCGCGAGGAGGAGGTGCTGGCGCTGCTGGACGCCATGGGCCTGCCCCGCGAGGCCCGGCACCGCTACCCGCACGAGTTCTCCGGAGGGCAGCGTCAGCGCATCGGGATTGCTCGTGCCATCGCGTTGCGGCCGGACCTGGTGGTGGCGGACGAGCCCATCAGCGCGCTGGACGTGTCCATCCAGGCGCAGATCGTCAACCTGCTGGTGGACCTGCAGCGCGAGCGCGGGCTCACCTACGTCTTCATCGCGCACGACCTGAAGATCGTGGAGTACGTGTCCACGCGGGTGGCGGTGATGTACCTGGGCCGCATCGTGGAGGTGGCGCCGTCGCGCGCGCTGTACGCGGCGCCCCGGCACCCGTACACGCAGGCGCTGCTGTCCGCGGTGCCCGTGCCGGATCCGGAGCGTCCCCGCGCGCGCCTGCTGCTGCCGGGGGAGCCGCCCTCGCCCCTGTCGCCTCCGTCCGGGTGCGCGTTCCACCCGCGCTGCCCCTTCGTGATGGAGCGCTGCCGGCGTGAGTCGCCGCCGCTGTATCCCCTGGGCGGAGGCCATGCCGCCGCATGCTTCCTGGCGGAGGGGGATGCCCAGCGTTCGGGGCCCGTTCCCACCGATGCCGCGCCCGACGGAGGTCCCGGTGTTCTGGCTCAGCCATCATCACGCGGATGA